Proteins from one Leptospira perdikensis genomic window:
- a CDS encoding HNH endonuclease, which translates to MNTWLEDIKQALKNLNGIAEYKLIYEEVAKIRKDPLPESWQAIIRRTIETSSSDSDAFDKKKDLFFSVEGKGKGIWGLREYANKKIKLAVDINEPNENTTLRHNISVYRILRDTYLARELKLLYSDQCQICTVTLNLNDDQSYSEAHHVKPLGMPHNGPDSSDNLIIVCPNCHVKLDYGALELRNIPILKHSINSEYIYYHNNEIFGKL; encoded by the coding sequence ATGAACACTTGGCTAGAAGACATCAAACAAGCACTTAAAAATCTAAATGGAATAGCTGAATACAAATTAATATATGAAGAAGTAGCTAAGATAAGAAAAGATCCATTACCTGAAAGTTGGCAAGCAATCATAAGAAGAACTATCGAAACATCTTCATCTGATTCTGATGCATTTGATAAAAAGAAAGATTTATTTTTTTCCGTTGAAGGAAAGGGAAAAGGCATATGGGGCTTAAGGGAATACGCTAATAAAAAAATTAAACTCGCAGTTGATATTAACGAACCGAATGAAAACACTACATTACGCCACAACATTTCAGTATATCGAATACTAAGAGATACATATCTTGCCAGAGAATTAAAACTTTTATATTCAGACCAATGTCAAATTTGTACAGTAACATTGAATTTAAATGATGATCAATCATATTCAGAAGCACATCATGTCAAACCATTAGGAATGCCACATAACGGACCAGACTCATCAGACAACTTAATAATTGTTTGTCCAAATTGTCATGTAAAACTGGATTATGGTGCACTTGAGTTAAGAAATATACCAATTTTAAAACATTCGATTAATTCCGAATATATCTATTACCACAATAACGAAATTTTCGGAAAACTATAA